From Psychroflexus torquis ATCC 700755, the proteins below share one genomic window:
- a CDS encoding serine O-acetyltransferase, with the protein MLPVLKQDIIEEIKAEKAKVCNIYEIKSKTEEFTKQLFLTLFDKNTDVASGMDELEEQFKNLADLVCFKEVDPCREIWTDFMSKLPAILKKLNKDACFIKENDPAANSLEEVYLAYPGFYAIAIYRLSNTLMEFGLPLVPRLMSECAHTQTGSDINPGAKIGSPFFIDHATGVVIGETCVIEDRVKVYQGVTLGALLVSKEMKNKKRHPTIKSDVTIYANATILGGDTIVGDGSTIGGNVWLTKSVAKNSRVTHKSMDKINENKIT; encoded by the coding sequence ATGCTACCCGTATTAAAACAGGATATTATTGAAGAGATAAAAGCTGAGAAAGCTAAGGTTTGTAATATCTACGAGATAAAAAGTAAAACTGAAGAATTCACAAAACAATTATTCCTAACTTTATTTGATAAAAATACTGATGTCGCTTCTGGAATGGACGAACTGGAAGAGCAGTTTAAGAACTTGGCCGATTTAGTTTGCTTTAAGGAAGTAGACCCCTGCCGGGAAATCTGGACCGACTTTATGAGTAAGCTTCCTGCTATTTTAAAAAAGTTAAATAAAGATGCCTGTTTTATTAAGGAAAATGATCCAGCAGCCAATTCACTTGAAGAGGTCTACTTGGCTTACCCCGGATTTTACGCTATAGCGATTTATAGGTTAAGCAATACATTAATGGAATTTGGGCTACCCCTGGTACCTAGGTTAATGTCTGAATGTGCCCATACTCAAACGGGGAGCGACATCAATCCTGGAGCCAAAATAGGAAGTCCCTTTTTTATAGATCATGCCACAGGAGTGGTGATTGGTGAAACCTGTGTGATTGAAGATCGCGTAAAAGTTTATCAAGGAGTTACCCTAGGGGCTTTATTGGTAAGTAAAGAGATGAAAAATAAAAAGAGACACCCCACTATAAAAAGCGATGTCACCATATATGCCAATGCTACCATTTTAGGAGGAGATACCATCGTAGGTGATGGGTCTACGATAGGTGGTAATGTATGGTTAACCAAATCGGTTGCCAAAAACTCTAGAGTAACTCATAAATCTATGGATAAAATCAACGAAAATAAAATAACATGA
- the cysM gene encoding cysteine synthase CysM, with amino-acid sequence MSRSILDLIGNTPLVEAKTLVKNPNVKLYLKLEGQNPGGSVKDRAAYNMIKSALERGDIDKTTKLIEPTSGNTGIALAMVASIFGLDIELVMPENATIERVQTMKAYGAKVTLTDGEKGIIYSRDYAEEKMKTGNYYMFNQFGNEDNWKAHYKTTGPEVWEDTNHKVTHFVSSMGTTGTIMGTSRFLKEKNKDIQLIGVHPAEGAKISGIRKWPDEYLPKIYDPNRVDHIYEVSEEEAKKMARYLAEKEGIFSGVSSGGATAAAVKLCESLDTGVVVSIICDRGDRYLSTDLFES; translated from the coding sequence ATGAGTCGAAGTATATTAGATTTAATTGGGAATACCCCACTAGTAGAAGCCAAAACCTTGGTCAAAAACCCAAACGTTAAACTATACCTTAAACTCGAAGGACAAAATCCTGGAGGAAGCGTAAAGGATAGAGCGGCCTACAACATGATAAAGTCTGCTTTAGAACGTGGAGATATCGACAAGACTACAAAACTTATAGAACCCACTAGTGGAAATACCGGTATAGCATTGGCGATGGTTGCTAGTATTTTTGGGTTAGATATAGAATTGGTCATGCCCGAAAATGCAACCATAGAGCGTGTACAAACCATGAAAGCTTATGGGGCGAAGGTTACCCTTACAGATGGTGAGAAAGGCATTATATATTCTCGAGATTATGCCGAAGAAAAGATGAAAACTGGTAATTACTATATGTTTAACCAGTTTGGAAACGAAGATAACTGGAAAGCTCATTATAAAACAACAGGACCAGAAGTTTGGGAAGACACCAACCATAAAGTAACCCATTTTGTGTCTTCCATGGGAACTACAGGAACCATCATGGGGACTTCAAGATTTCTAAAGGAAAAAAATAAAGACATACAGCTCATTGGTGTTCATCCTGCTGAGGGCGCAAAGATTTCTGGAATTCGCAAATGGCCAGATGAATATCTGCCAAAAATCTATGATCCTAATCGTGTAGATCATATTTATGAAGTCAGTGAAGAGGAGGCCAAAAAAATGGCGAGGTATCTTGCAGAAAAAGAAGGTATTTTCTCAGGAGTGAGTTCAGGAGGAGCTACTGCTGCTGCTGTTAAACTCTGCGAAAGTTTAGATACTGGGGTTGTGGTTAGCATTATTTGTGATAGAGGAGATCGCTACCTGTCTACAGACCTATTCGAATCTTAA
- a CDS encoding 3-oxoacyl-ACP synthase III family protein, giving the protein MPNVFISGTGAYVPEKIVPNSFFEKVGSSDEWIYSKLGIKERRIVDGEATSDLAYKAGLEAVKNANLEVEDIDLIIVATTTPDRQAPSCACFVQEKMKAYKAVAFDVAAVCSGALFTISVGYQFVKNSVYNNVLVIGADTFSNIIDWNRRDSVFFGDGAGALVLSKTDEDKGFIDFDLHSDGRGKEHFTILGGGSETPASKETIEKGMHYFHMNGKEVFDTATKVVPESIQELLQKTNTSIDDVSFMIPHQPSIGILKTIAKKIKMPFEKVMTNMDRYANTSGATIPLVLDEVHRANRFKKDDLLLFAAVGAGWTWGTALYKW; this is encoded by the coding sequence ATGCCAAACGTATTTATAAGCGGAACTGGAGCTTATGTTCCAGAAAAAATAGTTCCCAATTCTTTTTTTGAAAAGGTCGGATCTTCAGATGAGTGGATTTATTCAAAATTAGGAATCAAAGAAAGACGAATTGTAGATGGTGAGGCCACGAGCGACTTAGCTTATAAAGCTGGGCTGGAAGCTGTTAAAAACGCGAACCTTGAGGTGGAGGATATCGATTTAATTATCGTTGCCACGACCACCCCAGATAGACAAGCTCCTTCCTGTGCTTGTTTTGTTCAAGAAAAAATGAAGGCATATAAGGCCGTTGCTTTTGATGTTGCCGCAGTATGTTCTGGAGCTTTATTCACCATTTCTGTAGGCTATCAATTTGTAAAAAATAGTGTGTACAACAATGTCCTAGTTATAGGCGCAGATACCTTCTCAAATATCATCGATTGGAATCGTCGGGATTCCGTGTTTTTTGGAGATGGAGCTGGCGCTTTAGTATTAAGCAAAACCGATGAGGATAAAGGCTTTATCGATTTCGACTTACATTCAGATGGTCGTGGAAAAGAACACTTTACAATTCTTGGTGGTGGTTCCGAAACTCCTGCCTCTAAGGAAACAATTGAAAAAGGTATGCATTATTTCCATATGAACGGCAAAGAGGTTTTCGATACGGCGACTAAAGTAGTTCCAGAATCTATCCAAGAGCTTCTTCAAAAAACCAACACCTCTATTGACGACGTTAGTTTTATGATCCCCCATCAACCTAGTATTGGTATTTTAAAAACGATCGCTAAAAAAATAAAAATGCCTTTTGAGAAGGTTATGACCAACATGGATAGGTATGCTAATACATCTGGAGCAACTATTCCACTGGTTTTGGATGAAGTGCACAGGGCCAACCGTTTCAAAAAAGATGATTTACTTCTCTTTGCAGCCGTAGGAGCTGGTTGGACTTGGGGAACTGCATTATACAAATGGTAA
- a CDS encoding enoyl-ACP reductase, producing MLTGKTYLITGIADEHSLAMYVAKKIKENGGQVICTGLGVSQFHDSLSDKAKSFLDQTFKDFQDSVHQELGTDTMTEILDVSLEASIQEFCNKIKSKNIKIDGFLHAIAMDKTIRNKVVKPLLDVTFKEFCDAMEVSAYSLISLTSHLFKNNLLNADASICSLSYIAASKVTFHPYRNISIAKAALERITVELADEMGRKNGTRVNCIRFSPYMGSKAGNATLNEKDVEFAHRKSPLGNALPEDLAFEVLNLLRPKGRTTGEIRHVDGGYNIMG from the coding sequence ATGCTTACAGGTAAAACTTATCTCATCACAGGAATCGCAGATGAACATTCCTTAGCCATGTATGTGGCTAAAAAAATAAAAGAAAACGGTGGTCAAGTCATTTGCACAGGACTAGGCGTAAGTCAATTTCACGATAGCTTATCCGACAAGGCTAAATCTTTTCTTGATCAGACTTTTAAAGATTTTCAAGATAGTGTCCACCAAGAATTAGGAACAGACACCATGACAGAAATTTTGGACGTTTCCTTAGAAGCGAGCATCCAAGAGTTTTGCAATAAAATAAAGTCAAAAAACATTAAAATCGACGGGTTCCTCCACGCTATTGCTATGGATAAAACCATCAGAAATAAAGTCGTCAAACCCTTGCTAGATGTCACTTTTAAAGAGTTTTGTGACGCTATGGAAGTCTCGGCCTACTCGCTAATAAGTCTAACCAGTCATTTGTTTAAAAATAACTTGCTAAACGCCGATGCTTCAATCTGTTCATTAAGTTATATAGCAGCTTCCAAAGTAACTTTCCACCCCTATAGAAATATCAGTATTGCTAAAGCTGCTTTAGAGCGCATCACTGTGGAACTAGCTGACGAAATGGGAAGAAAAAATGGCACACGTGTTAATTGTATTCGGTTTTCACCCTATATGGGAAGCAAAGCTGGAAATGCTACCCTTAATGAAAAAGATGTAGAATTTGCGCATCGCAAAAGTCCACTGGGAAATGCTTTGCCTGAAGATCTTGCTTTTGAAGTTTTGAATTTATTAAGACCTAAAGGGAGAACCACTGGCGAAATAAGACATGTAGATGGTGGTTATAACATCATGGGTTAA
- a CDS encoding Lacal_2735 family protein: protein MFGLFKKKTDFEKLQDQYKKLQKEAFDLSKTNRQQSDAKLKEADDVGKKIDELKAKS, encoded by the coding sequence ATGTTTGGATTATTTAAAAAGAAAACCGATTTTGAAAAACTTCAAGATCAATATAAAAAGCTTCAAAAAGAGGCTTTTGATCTATCTAAAACCAATAGACAACAATCGGATGCTAAATTAAAAGAAGCAGATGATGTGGGTAAGAAAATAGATGAGTTAAAAGCAAAATCTTAG
- the holA gene encoding DNA polymerase III subunit delta, translating into MKDFKSIISDIDQRKFAPIYFLVGEKETFFVDLIAEKIEATVLTEDEKAFNQSILYGKEVTIDDVIGQAKQYPMMSDYRVIIVREAQSLLKNIDTLSSYVEHPQQNTILVFCVKYKKMDGRQKVTKLLKKSAVYFETKPMYDNQVPQWISETLSTSGYTIAPKASEMLVEFLGNNLSHIHKELEKLQNILSKGSKITPELVEENIGISKDFNNFELTKAIGIKDEMKAQRIVAYFAQNSKNHPIILTMTQLNSFFNKLLRYHALKDKSQYVASAALGVNPFFVKDYSFAAQNYSMKKASQAIALIREVDMKSKGVNSNQIPPGDLLKELLVKLMR; encoded by the coding sequence ATGAAGGATTTTAAATCTATTATATCTGATATTGATCAACGTAAGTTTGCACCAATTTACTTCTTAGTGGGAGAAAAGGAAACCTTTTTTGTGGATCTTATCGCTGAGAAAATTGAAGCTACTGTCCTTACTGAGGATGAAAAAGCCTTTAATCAAAGTATTCTTTATGGAAAAGAAGTCACTATTGATGATGTCATAGGCCAAGCCAAACAATATCCTATGATGTCCGATTATCGAGTCATCATTGTTAGAGAAGCTCAATCTCTGTTGAAAAATATCGACACTTTGTCCTCTTATGTAGAACATCCACAGCAAAACACAATTTTGGTCTTTTGTGTCAAATATAAAAAAATGGATGGAAGGCAAAAAGTTACCAAATTGCTTAAAAAATCTGCAGTTTATTTTGAGACGAAACCCATGTATGACAATCAAGTCCCTCAATGGATTTCCGAAACACTTTCCACTTCTGGATATACGATTGCTCCAAAAGCTTCTGAAATGCTAGTTGAGTTTTTAGGAAATAATTTGTCTCATATTCATAAGGAACTTGAAAAGCTTCAGAATATACTTTCCAAAGGGTCAAAAATAACACCCGAGCTTGTCGAAGAAAATATAGGAATCAGTAAAGATTTCAATAATTTTGAATTGACCAAAGCCATAGGGATAAAAGATGAAATGAAAGCGCAACGTATAGTCGCTTACTTTGCTCAAAATTCCAAAAATCATCCCATCATATTGACTATGACTCAACTTAATTCTTTTTTCAATAAGCTATTGAGATACCATGCCCTTAAAGATAAATCACAATATGTTGCGAGTGCAGCCCTAGGTGTCAATCCTTTTTTTGTAAAAGATTATAGTTTTGCTGCTCAGAATTATTCTATGAAAAAAGCGAGTCAGGCGATAGCCTTAATACGGGAAGTCGATATGAAAAGTAAAGGTGTTAATTCCAATCAGATCCCACCTGGGGACCTGTTAAAGGAATTACTCGTTAAATTGATGCGCTAA
- a CDS encoding type I restriction enzyme HsdR N-terminal domain-containing protein yields MQRLNFPDYSFKIKSKENKPSIFSILRKKYLILTPEEWVRQHCVQFLISEKNYSPSLLNEERKIDLNGISKRYDILAFKTDGNIKLIVECKAPHIKINQDTFDQIARYNLALKADLLMITNGVSHYFCKMDYERQTYIFLKDLPSL; encoded by the coding sequence ATGCAAAGATTGAATTTTCCAGACTATTCATTCAAAATCAAAAGTAAAGAAAATAAACCTTCTATATTTTCTATATTGAGGAAAAAATATTTGATTTTGACTCCAGAGGAATGGGTAAGACAACACTGCGTTCAGTTTTTGATTTCAGAAAAAAATTACTCTCCCTCTCTTCTCAATGAAGAGCGGAAAATCGATCTCAATGGAATCTCCAAACGCTATGATATCCTAGCTTTTAAGACCGATGGAAACATAAAGCTTATTGTAGAATGCAAAGCTCCACATATTAAAATTAATCAAGACACTTTTGATCAAATTGCAAGGTATAATTTGGCCCTTAAAGCCGACTTATTGATGATTACCAACGGTGTGAGTCATTATTTTTGCAAGATGGACTACGAGCGTCAAACTTATATTTTCTTGAAGGATCTTCCTTCGTTATAA
- a CDS encoding glycosyltransferase family 2 protein, protein MNIAVVVLNWNGKALLEKYLPSVLTHSALAKVYVADNASTDGSLEFLSQQYPEVVVLKNMTNLGFAGGYNEALNNVEEDIYVLLNNDVEVTKGWLSPFLRLFASNTSIAAIQPKIKSIQQPKNFDYAGAAGGFIDALGYPFCRGRIFDSIEEDTGQYDTEIEVFWASGACLAVRKECFRLADGFDESYFAHQEEIDLCWRLKNLGFTIMYTYKSEVFHQGGGTLSNSSPHKTFLNFRNSLSSILKNSERNPYPILFVRLLLDGIAALRFLTQGKFSHFFAIFKSHISFYTKFIDLIHKRHQLQKKKQIFVVKSIVWHSFVLGNKKYSRLKMINK, encoded by the coding sequence ATGAATATTGCTGTTGTTGTTTTGAATTGGAATGGAAAGGCCCTTCTCGAAAAGTATTTGCCTTCGGTGCTCACCCATTCTGCACTAGCTAAAGTCTATGTGGCCGATAATGCGTCTACAGATGGATCACTAGAGTTTTTAAGTCAGCAATACCCTGAAGTTGTAGTTTTAAAAAACATGACCAATTTAGGCTTTGCAGGAGGATACAACGAGGCTTTAAATAATGTAGAAGAAGATATCTATGTCTTATTGAACAACGACGTGGAAGTGACTAAAGGTTGGCTGAGTCCGTTTTTAAGATTGTTTGCTTCCAATACGTCTATTGCTGCCATACAACCTAAAATAAAATCCATACAACAGCCAAAGAATTTTGATTATGCAGGCGCTGCTGGTGGGTTTATTGATGCGCTGGGCTATCCTTTTTGCAGAGGAAGAATTTTTGATTCCATTGAAGAAGACACAGGACAATATGATACTGAGATTGAAGTGTTCTGGGCTAGTGGAGCTTGTTTAGCCGTAAGAAAAGAATGTTTTAGACTTGCCGATGGATTTGATGAAAGCTATTTTGCTCATCAAGAAGAGATCGATTTGTGCTGGAGACTGAAAAATTTGGGGTTTACTATTATGTATACCTATAAAAGTGAAGTTTTTCACCAAGGTGGTGGCACACTTTCGAACTCTAGTCCACACAAAACCTTTTTAAATTTCAGAAACTCTTTAAGTTCCATCTTAAAAAATTCAGAAAGAAACCCCTACCCTATTTTATTTGTAAGACTGCTCTTAGATGGGATTGCCGCTCTTCGTTTTTTAACACAAGGAAAATTTTCACATTTTTTTGCTATATTTAAATCACATATAAGTTTCTACACAAAATTTATAGATTTAATACATAAACGGCACCAACTCCAAAAAAAGAAACAAATTTTTGTTGTTAAGAGTATAGTTTGGCATAGTTTTGTATTAGGCAACAAGAAGTATAGCAGGTTAAAAATGATTAATAAATAA
- a CDS encoding OmpA/MotB family protein yields the protein MKKLFAIAFAGVLMTSCVSNKKFAEMEGMYDTTQDELKTAEMKLSACEDEKNNMMSSYESQIKTLESTNSALLSTTGDFATISKKGAENLERSLESMKEKDLQIKTMRDAINKKDSVTLALVTSLKGALGNINDEDIQINVEKGVVFVSISDKLLFGAGQFKVTAEAKRVLGKVATVVNDKKDFEFMVEGHTDNDPISRTNIEDNWDLSTKRATAVVRILQDEYDVDPKRMTAAGRGEYIPVANNDTEAGQSKNRRTRIVILPKLDQFFGMIEDGMKTAK from the coding sequence ATGAAAAAATTATTTGCTATCGCATTTGCAGGAGTATTAATGACATCTTGTGTTTCTAATAAGAAATTTGCAGAAATGGAAGGTATGTATGATACCACGCAAGATGAATTGAAAACTGCTGAAATGAAACTTTCTGCTTGTGAAGACGAGAAAAACAATATGATGAGTTCATATGAAAGTCAAATTAAAACACTTGAAAGTACAAATTCTGCTTTGCTAAGCACCACTGGAGATTTTGCTACTATTTCTAAAAAAGGAGCTGAAAATCTTGAGCGTTCTTTAGAAAGCATGAAGGAAAAAGACCTTCAAATCAAAACAATGAGAGATGCTATCAATAAAAAGGATAGCGTAACACTAGCTTTAGTGACAAGTCTTAAAGGAGCTTTGGGTAACATCAATGATGAGGATATCCAAATCAATGTAGAGAAAGGTGTTGTTTTTGTTTCAATTTCCGACAAGCTATTGTTTGGAGCTGGACAGTTTAAAGTAACTGCCGAAGCTAAGAGAGTTTTGGGTAAAGTAGCTACTGTTGTTAACGACAAGAAAGACTTTGAGTTTATGGTAGAAGGTCATACTGATAATGATCCTATTTCACGAACTAATATTGAGGACAACTGGGACTTAAGTACAAAACGCGCTACTGCAGTTGTAAGAATCTTACAAGACGAATACGACGTAGATCCTAAGAGAATGACAGCAGCTGGACGTGGAGAGTATATCCCAGTCGCTAATAATGATACTGAAGCTGGACAATCTAAAAACAGAAGAACACGTATTGTTATTCTTCCTAAGCTAGATCAATTCTTCGGAATGATTGAAGATGGAATGAAAACTGCAAAATAA
- a CDS encoding LexA family transcriptional regulator, with protein sequence MENKEVKEVRKALKMTQTEFAEKVGVSKITIISYEKGGVIPKSKSKILENMHKEAFENDTSKASLKDYELIKLVPLVASRVQAGFLSGWGDDEYIGELPKIPWEVEKEFKGNYFCFEVEGDSMNNSNPSEAILDKDILLCREIQKHHWKNKLHINSWDFVIAHKDRGIVVKRITDQNVEYGKLALHSLNNLYEDYTVNIEDVIALFNVVAMKRSRRR encoded by the coding sequence ATGGAAAATAAAGAAGTAAAGGAGGTTCGGAAAGCTTTAAAGATGACTCAGACTGAGTTTGCTGAGAAAGTAGGGGTTTCTAAAATAACTATTATTAGCTACGAAAAAGGAGGTGTAATTCCTAAATCAAAAAGTAAAATACTTGAAAACATGCATAAAGAAGCTTTTGAAAATGATACTTCAAAAGCAAGTTTAAAGGATTATGAGCTGATTAAGCTGGTTCCTTTAGTTGCTAGCCGAGTGCAAGCAGGATTTCTATCTGGATGGGGAGATGATGAATATATTGGGGAATTGCCAAAAATACCATGGGAGGTAGAAAAGGAATTTAAAGGAAATTATTTTTGCTTTGAAGTTGAAGGAGATAGTATGAATAATTCGAATCCCTCAGAAGCTATTTTAGATAAAGATATTTTATTATGCAGAGAAATTCAAAAGCATCATTGGAAAAACAAGCTTCATATAAACTCATGGGATTTTGTTATCGCTCACAAAGATCGCGGAATAGTAGTTAAAAGAATTACAGATCAAAATGTAGAGTACGGGAAATTAGCCCTGCATAGCTTAAATAATTTATATGAAGATTACACAGTAAATATTGAAGATGTAATTGCTTTATTTAATGTGGTTGCAATGAAGAGATCAAGAAGAAGATAA
- a CDS encoding DUF3010 family protein: MKVLSIEIMSNSAGMLIIDGDQSTYSVTNLGKLLSIPKADNTIKDIIEFQTNFSTHLQNQTIDRVVLCEGGNDSKKMRVRMEFVVLSECEKQSMDYKTYPTGSCTRLINSTYKKETGREFSDDLVKNSLPKYMGKALVAGWRFLE, encoded by the coding sequence ATGAAAGTACTATCAATAGAAATAATGAGTAATTCAGCAGGGATGTTGATTATAGATGGAGATCAAAGTACCTATTCTGTGACAAACCTTGGAAAACTCTTATCAATTCCAAAAGCAGACAACACAATAAAAGATATCATCGAATTTCAAACTAATTTCTCTACGCATCTTCAAAATCAGACTATTGATAGAGTTGTTTTATGCGAAGGGGGAAATGACTCAAAAAAAATGAGAGTCAGAATGGAATTTGTAGTGCTTAGTGAATGTGAAAAGCAATCTATGGATTATAAAACCTATCCTACAGGCTCTTGCACAAGACTAATTAACTCGACTTACAAAAAAGAGACTGGGCGAGAATTTTCAGATGATTTAGTTAAAAATTCTTTACCTAAATACATGGGAAAAGCACTTGTTGCAGGTTGGAGATTTTTAGAATAA
- the hsdR gene encoding EcoAI/FtnUII family type I restriction enzme subunit R has translation MNEAQTKHDLIEPALRAAGWGSVEGSRLRLEFPITKGRLIGLNRRATPLFADYILEYKNRRIGVVEAKKKHSYYTDGVGQAKDYAERLDIRFTYATNGLQIYGIDLDEGTEGDVSKYPTPDELWEMTYPTPKEDYKVEIADWKERLFAIPFEDRGGTWQPRYYQQNAIAKVLEAISEKKDRLLLTLATGTGKTAIAFQIAWKLFHAKWNLRRDGSRSPRILFLADRNILADQAFNSFNAFDEDALVRISPKEIKKKGKVPKNGSVFFTIFQTFMTNANQEEDEKDEENEEENYSIAAEPAAKYNTDDFNFGQYPKDFFDLIIIDECHRGGSRDESSWRAIMEHFSPAVQLGLTATPKRDINGDTYDYFGEPVYTYKLKDGINDGFLTPFKVKEISTTIDEYVHTSGDEVDGEIEEGKTYSESDFNRIIAIKAREEYRVKLFMDSINQNQKTLVFCATQIHAATVRDLINQYATSKSINYCHRVTADDGQIGEQHLRDFQDNEKSIPTILTTSQKLSTGVDAPEIRNIVLMRPVNSMVEFKQIVGRGTRLFDGKDYFTVFDFVDAHHHFQDPEWDGDPLEPKRPTEGGAPGDCNICSETPCVCQKPPEEACPKCENIPCVCETPPRAMISVRLSDNQVREIDSMVKTSFWSPSGKPISSQEFITQLFGDLPSFFNNEEQLRTLWSVPSTRKKLLTELSEKGYTNSQLEDLRHLIHGEDSDLFDVLSYVAYHKELVPRLERASRAKIQMNSYNVKQQEFLNFVLDQYVREGVDELDDSKLPDLLELKYKAIADAKKELGDTKSIRDTFIGFQQHLYQARAI, from the coding sequence ATGAACGAAGCACAAACCAAACACGATTTAATAGAACCCGCTTTGCGAGCAGCTGGCTGGGGTAGTGTTGAAGGCAGTCGTTTGCGTTTAGAGTTTCCGATTACCAAAGGGCGTTTAATAGGTCTAAACAGAAGAGCTACACCACTTTTTGCAGATTATATTCTAGAGTATAAGAATAGAAGAATTGGTGTTGTAGAAGCTAAAAAAAAACACTCGTATTATACAGATGGTGTTGGTCAAGCCAAAGACTATGCAGAGCGTTTAGATATCAGGTTTACCTATGCGACCAATGGTTTGCAAATCTATGGAATAGACCTAGATGAAGGCACAGAAGGGGATGTTTCTAAATATCCTACACCAGATGAACTTTGGGAAATGACCTACCCAACACCTAAAGAAGACTATAAAGTTGAAATTGCAGATTGGAAAGAGCGTTTGTTTGCCATTCCTTTTGAAGATAGAGGTGGCACTTGGCAACCTAGATATTACCAACAAAATGCAATTGCCAAAGTTTTAGAAGCAATTTCAGAGAAAAAAGACAGATTGCTATTAACCTTAGCGACAGGAACAGGAAAAACAGCAATTGCTTTTCAAATTGCTTGGAAATTATTTCATGCCAAATGGAATCTAAGACGTGATGGGTCCAGAAGCCCAAGAATCTTATTCTTAGCAGATAGAAACATATTAGCAGACCAAGCTTTTAATTCCTTTAATGCGTTTGATGAAGATGCTTTGGTGCGTATTAGTCCCAAGGAGATCAAGAAGAAAGGAAAAGTTCCTAAAAATGGAAGCGTATTCTTTACCATTTTTCAAACCTTTATGACCAATGCAAATCAGGAAGAGGATGAAAAGGATGAAGAAAATGAGGAAGAAAACTATTCAATAGCAGCAGAGCCCGCGGCAAAATATAATACAGACGACTTTAATTTTGGTCAGTATCCAAAAGACTTCTTCGATTTAATCATTATTGATGAATGTCACAGAGGAGGTTCTAGAGACGAAAGTTCTTGGCGCGCGATTATGGAGCATTTTTCACCAGCTGTTCAATTAGGTTTAACGGCTACACCAAAGAGAGATATAAATGGAGATACCTATGATTATTTTGGTGAACCCGTATACACTTACAAACTAAAAGATGGTATTAATGATGGTTTCTTGACACCATTTAAAGTTAAAGAAATAAGCACGACTATTGATGAATATGTGCACACATCAGGTGATGAGGTAGATGGTGAAATTGAGGAAGGAAAAACCTATTCAGAGTCAGATTTTAATAGAATTATAGCCATAAAAGCAAGAGAAGAATACAGAGTAAAGCTCTTTATGGATTCGATAAATCAGAACCAAAAAACATTGGTTTTCTGTGCTACACAAATTCACGCCGCGACAGTTAGAGATTTAATTAATCAATATGCAACAAGTAAAAGCATCAACTATTGCCACAGAGTAACTGCAGATGATGGCCAAATTGGCGAACAACACTTACGAGATTTTCAAGACAATGAAAAGAGCATACCAACCATACTAACAACATCACAAAAACTAAGCACAGGAGTTGATGCACCAGAAATTAGAAATATTGTTTTAATGAGACCTGTAAATTCTATGGTGGAGTTTAAACAGATTGTAGGAAGAGGGACACGCCTTTTTGATGGTAAAGATTATTTCACAGTTTTTGATTTTGTGGATGCACATCACCACTTTCAAGATCCAGAGTGGGATGGTGACCCTTTAGAACCAAAACGACCAACAGAAGGAGGAGCTCCAGGAGATTGTAATATATGTAGTGAAACACCTTGTGTTTGTCAAAAACCTCCAGAAGAAGCTTGTCCAAAATGCGAGAACATTCCATGTGTTTGTGAAACTCCACCAAGAGCAATGATTAGCGTTCGCCTTTCTGATAACCAAGTGAGAGAAATAGATTCTATGGTTAAAACATCTTTTTGGAGTCCATCAGGAAAACCAATTTCATCACAAGAATTTATAACACAGTTATTTGGGGACTTACCTTCCTTTTTTAATAATGAAGAGCAATTGCGGACACTTTGGAGTGTGCCAAGCACACGTAAGAAGCTGTTAACAGAATTAAGTGAAAAAGGCTATACAAATAGCCAGTTAGAAGATTTAAGGCATCTTATTCACGGAGAAGATAGCGACCTTTTTGATGTGCTAAGTTACGTAGCATACCACAAAGAGCTTGTTCCGAGATTAGAAAGAGCAAGTAGAGCAAAAATTCAGATGAATAGCTACAATGTAAAGCAGCAAGAATTTCTAAACTTTGTGCTAGACCAATATGTTAGAGAAGGAGTTGATGAACTAGACGATTCTAAACTTCCTGACTTATTAGAATTAAAATACAAAGCCATTGCAGATGCGAAAAAAGAGCTTGGCGATACAAAGTCTATTAGAGATACGTTTATAGGGTTTCAACAACACTTGTATCAAGCAAGAGCAATTTAG